The following coding sequences are from one Candidatus Borkfalkia ceftriaxoniphila window:
- a CDS encoding SGNH/GDSL hydrolase family protein yields the protein MKIKQEHESFVLQGEKWKSLRYADIDPSSLVVYRQEGETRRVFPAQAYEYRDGKIRRAKGSPIPDFSVSPFYDLKGFDHEKFSVWGNEPYMLFADYECCAATERTPEFRARELSRKNGMAGRLKEFFEARRSGEIRYTVFGDSISTGCEASIPQYTFFERFSRYAAQKFGVSVPIENVAVGGESTFEGVRRYRRDVLASRPDIVSIGFGMNDQNTIGGKLTVPPDDYYKNILEITCAVQDTGAQAVLISPCCPHPRWIHTSGRMDDYVAKLYEVSERTGACLADVNALWKDELQYKQPDDLLRNGINHPTDYGHYLYFLMLKNLID from the coding sequence ATGAAGATTAAACAGGAACACGAAAGTTTTGTTTTGCAAGGCGAAAAGTGGAAAAGTCTGCGCTATGCGGATATCGATCCGTCGTCGCTCGTAGTGTACAGACAGGAAGGGGAAACGCGCAGGGTATTTCCCGCGCAGGCGTATGAATACCGCGACGGGAAGATCCGCCGCGCGAAAGGTTCGCCGATCCCCGATTTCAGCGTTTCGCCCTTTTACGATCTGAAAGGGTTCGACCACGAAAAATTTTCGGTCTGGGGCAACGAACCGTATATGCTCTTTGCCGATTACGAGTGCTGCGCCGCGACGGAGCGGACGCCCGAATTCCGCGCGCGGGAACTTTCCCGCAAAAACGGAATGGCGGGAAGACTGAAAGAATTTTTTGAAGCGCGCCGCAGCGGCGAGATCCGCTATACGGTATTCGGCGACAGCATCAGCACCGGCTGCGAAGCAAGTATCCCGCAATATACGTTTTTCGAACGCTTTTCCCGCTATGCGGCGCAAAAGTTCGGTGTGTCCGTGCCGATCGAAAACGTTGCCGTCGGTGGCGAAAGTACTTTCGAAGGAGTGCGCAGATATCGCAGAGACGTTCTTGCAAGCCGGCCTGATATCGTTTCGATCGGGTTCGGCATGAACGATCAGAACACGATCGGCGGCAAACTGACGGTGCCGCCGGACGATTATTATAAAAATATCTTGGAAATCACCTGCGCCGTGCAGGATACGGGCGCGCAAGCGGTCCTTATATCTCCTTGTTGTCCGCATCCCCGTTGGATCCACACGAGCGGACGCATGGACGATTACGTTGCGAAACTGTATGAAGTTTCCGAGCGCACGGGCGCCTGCCTTGCGGACGTGAACGCGCTGTGGAAGGATGAACTGCAATATAAGCAGCCGGACGATCTCCTTCGCAACGGGATCAATCATCCCACGGATTACGGACATTATCTGTACTTTTTGATGCTGAAAAATTTGATCGATTGA
- a CDS encoding FprA family A-type flavoprotein: MKALKISENVYWVGAIDWNVRNFHGYETEKGTTYNAYLILDEKITLVDTVKDCLQEEMLERIRSVIEPDKIDVIISNHAEPDHSGALPFILRHAPRAKVYAVSPAGEKDLGGYYGDLPVVGVKTGDKLSVGKHEFAFVSTPMVHWPDNMVCHMTPENILFSNDAFGQHYASSTRFDTDSDLPEVLKQAKKYYANIVQPYGLQTKKALEAVSSLQISMICPSHGVCWTKHIPEILARYQRWTAGEQEERAVIVYDTMWHSTERMAHALETAFVDCGIQVKLCDLKCENNSDVITEAMQAKYIAVGSPTLNNNMMPNVASFLTYFKGLTGNAKKFIAFGSYGWGGQSIQQVYDALTQCKAQPLLPPVRQAYRPTEKDLEKIAGDVIQALEAQQ; encoded by the coding sequence ATGAAAGCATTGAAAATATCCGAAAACGTTTACTGGGTGGGAGCCATAGACTGGAACGTGCGCAATTTCCACGGGTACGAAACGGAAAAAGGCACCACGTACAACGCCTATCTCATTCTCGACGAAAAGATCACGCTCGTCGATACCGTCAAGGATTGCCTGCAGGAAGAAATGCTCGAACGCATCCGCTCCGTCATAGAGCCCGACAAGATCGACGTGATCATATCCAACCACGCCGAACCCGACCACAGCGGCGCGCTGCCCTTTATCCTGCGCCATGCGCCCCGCGCGAAAGTCTACGCGGTTTCCCCCGCGGGAGAAAAAGACCTCGGCGGCTATTACGGCGATCTTCCCGTCGTCGGCGTAAAGACGGGGGACAAACTGTCCGTCGGCAAACACGAATTCGCCTTCGTTTCCACGCCCATGGTGCACTGGCCTGACAACATGGTCTGCCATATGACGCCCGAAAACATTCTCTTTTCCAACGACGCGTTCGGCCAGCACTACGCCTCCTCCACGCGTTTCGACACCGACAGCGACCTTCCGGAAGTTTTGAAACAGGCGAAAAAATACTATGCGAACATCGTACAGCCCTACGGCCTGCAGACAAAAAAGGCGCTGGAAGCCGTCTCCTCCCTGCAAATTTCCATGATCTGCCCCAGCCACGGCGTCTGCTGGACAAAGCATATCCCCGAGATCCTCGCCCGCTATCAGCGCTGGACGGCAGGAGAACAGGAAGAACGCGCCGTCATCGTCTACGATACCATGTGGCACTCCACCGAACGGATGGCGCACGCGCTGGAAACGGCGTTCGTCGATTGCGGGATCCAAGTCAAACTGTGCGACTTGAAATGCGAAAACAATTCCGACGTCATAACGGAGGCGATGCAGGCGAAATACATTGCGGTCGGCTCGCCCACACTCAACAACAACATGATGCCCAACGTCGCGAGTTTTCTCACCTATTTCAAAGGTCTGACGGGCAACGCGAAGAAGTTTATCGCTTTCGGTTCCTACGGCTGGGGCGGACAATCGATCCAGCAGGTGTACGACGCTTTGACGCAGTGCAAGGCGCAGCCGTTGCTGCCGCCCGTGCGCCAGGCGTACAGACCGACGGAAAAAGATCTGGAAAAGATCGCAGGCGACGTGATCCAAGCGCTCGAAGCGCAGCAATAA
- a CDS encoding uroporphyrinogen decarboxylase family protein: MRADERFLKTLRGEETDRMPVIENSLWWDQTISRWAGEGLPAGKNYAYAMRDVVAIQEHFGLDLLAHWWARPYTERTPFAKVVGAGMGAVDEESYEKILLPTLYPEPRMDDDFIRMVKKYKSEGKLILELILDGAFWEPREYMGIEAHLYSFYDQPDLYKRMLSDMKAWQKKAVEYAMNVLPFDYVTFAEDVSYNNGPMLSREHFDAFMAPFYREMVPVLNGYGLPVLVDSDGDIFEAIAWFNEVGAVGYHPLEAQAHCDVNELCKRYPDTAFIGNFNKMIMNGGEKALREEFERLKPCIQRGRYILSVDHQTPPSVSLQDYRTYVRLLKEYAVRG, translated from the coding sequence ATGAGGGCGGACGAACGGTTTTTGAAAACTTTGCGGGGCGAAGAGACGGACAGGATGCCCGTTATCGAAAATTCGCTGTGGTGGGATCAGACCATTTCCCGCTGGGCGGGGGAAGGCTTGCCCGCAGGAAAAAATTATGCTTATGCGATGCGCGACGTCGTGGCGATCCAGGAACATTTCGGGCTGGATCTGCTTGCGCATTGGTGGGCGCGGCCGTATACCGAGCGCACTCCGTTTGCCAAAGTCGTGGGCGCGGGCATGGGGGCCGTCGACGAAGAGAGTTATGAGAAAATATTGCTTCCCACATTATATCCCGAACCGCGTATGGACGATGATTTCATCCGCATGGTCAAAAAATATAAGAGCGAAGGCAAACTGATCCTTGAATTGATTCTGGACGGCGCTTTCTGGGAGCCCCGCGAATATATGGGGATCGAGGCGCACTTGTATTCCTTTTACGATCAGCCCGATCTGTACAAACGAATGTTGTCGGATATGAAGGCCTGGCAAAAGAAAGCGGTCGAATATGCGATGAACGTGCTTCCGTTCGATTACGTCACGTTTGCCGAAGATGTGAGTTACAATAACGGACCCATGCTCAGCCGGGAGCATTTCGACGCGTTCATGGCGCCCTTTTACCGCGAAATGGTGCCTGTCTTGAACGGATACGGGTTGCCCGTACTCGTCGACAGCGACGGGGATATTTTTGAAGCGATCGCTTGGTTCAACGAAGTCGGAGCCGTGGGATACCATCCCCTGGAAGCGCAGGCGCATTGCGACGTAAATGAACTTTGCAAAAGATATCCGGATACCGCGTTTATCGGCAATTTCAATAAGATGATCATGAACGGCGGAGAAAAAGCGCTGCGGGAAGAATTCGAACGGCTGAAACCGTGTATCCAGAGGGGCAGATATATTCTTTCCGTCGATCATCAGACGCCTCCGTCGGTCAGTTTACAGGACTACCGCACATACGTACGGTTGCTCAAAGAATATGCCGTGCGCGGCTGA
- a CDS encoding GntR family transcriptional regulator produces the protein MNRIFLVYEQIVKHYIDRIETHDLNQGDSIESEEDIAAAFSVSRGTVRKAMTELESMGYLACSKGKRRTVVSAGGTSAEERYPAVVWRVALMLLNRSEYLDAILNAVQTCAASLGWSLDVFYNSSEEAEQDCITKIKEGNYDGAIVVPFRRRGELCTYNYLRLKEAGIPYVMIGRPHESLMCDAVYADDYSGAYRITELLYKKKCREVAYFYDSTMDSVVSRDRMKGYDDAALRHGQRELYRYDVRDPIFAARFGELLEGNYEKIGLNIYSNELFPMIRAVLHKYGKKKKKDYELVAFFEHSFEDQARYTVMKVPKEIMAQRAVSMLNKRMLTDEGKSVVHEIFEVDLLDV, from the coding sequence ATGAACCGCATTTTTCTTGTTTACGAACAGATCGTGAAACATTATATCGATCGGATCGAAACGCACGACTTGAATCAGGGAGATTCGATCGAATCTGAGGAAGACATCGCGGCAGCCTTTTCCGTATCGCGCGGTACGGTGCGCAAAGCGATGACGGAATTGGAATCCATGGGATATCTCGCCTGTTCGAAGGGAAAGCGGCGTACGGTCGTGTCCGCGGGCGGCACGTCGGCGGAAGAGCGGTATCCCGCAGTCGTATGGCGCGTCGCGCTGATGCTGCTGAACCGCTCGGAATACCTCGATGCGATCTTGAATGCGGTGCAGACCTGCGCGGCGTCGCTCGGGTGGAGTCTGGACGTGTTCTATAATTCCAGCGAGGAGGCCGAACAGGATTGCATCACAAAGATCAAGGAGGGGAACTATGACGGGGCGATCGTCGTTCCCTTCCGCCGCCGCGGCGAACTGTGCACATATAACTATTTGCGATTGAAAGAGGCGGGGATCCCCTACGTCATGATCGGCCGCCCTCACGAATCGCTCATGTGCGACGCGGTCTATGCGGACGATTATTCGGGAGCGTACCGCATCACCGAACTTTTATATAAAAAGAAATGCAGGGAAGTGGCGTATTTTTACGATTCCACGATGGACAGCGTGGTTTCGCGGGACCGTATGAAAGGATACGACGACGCCGCGCTTCGGCACGGGCAGAGAGAATTATATCGCTATGACGTGCGGGATCCGATCTTTGCCGCACGTTTCGGTGAACTTCTGGAAGGAAATTATGAAAAGATAGGGTTAAATATCTATTCGAACGAGTTGTTTCCCATGATACGCGCCGTATTGCACAAGTACGGCAAAAAGAAAAAGAAAGATTACGAACTCGTCGCCTTTTTCGAGCATAGTTTTGAAGATCAGGCGCGTTATACCGTAATGAAAGTGCCCAAAGAGATCATGGCGCAGCGCGCCGTGTCTATGCTGAACAAGCGTATGCTCACCGATGAAGGCAAGAGCGTGGTGCACGAAATATTCGAAGTGGATCTTTTGGACGTTTGA
- a CDS encoding alpha/beta hydrolase family protein: protein MKKFLCLFLVVLICLACTACEHEEEGTMFPIKTEMKTDGQLYRGGEVEFPESLWQTPAFERYEELDYEERNIRAYFLDSVQDTKVFAFVGIPEGASAENKVPGIVLVHGGDGTAYYEWVDFWVKRGYAAIAMDTEGRMPEITSLMTNNNRKESIKEHGPSNSALTDMNYPVEQQWAYHAIASVIVSNSFLRSFDCVDRSHIGITGISYGAFLTCQTVAYDDRFVCAAPVYGSLEQKIGHCTFSTLVTGRAGEIWDDVGILKENTTPFLFLNGNKDYWFSVESTSKCRASVLYAAMSLKYAFVHGQPQGALEVPEVYAFADYFCKGGDSLILIDGQPTSENQSARIKIPKNISVGEVIGYYTENDILDMNTEWKSVDGSQDGGRCSVQIPAGAKYYYINIQDSRGLEVSTDVIAL from the coding sequence ATGAAAAAATTTTTATGTCTGTTTCTCGTTGTGCTGATCTGCCTTGCGTGTACGGCGTGCGAACATGAGGAGGAGGGAACGATGTTTCCGATCAAGACGGAGATGAAAACGGACGGGCAGTTATATCGCGGGGGCGAGGTCGAATTTCCCGAATCCCTGTGGCAGACGCCCGCGTTCGAACGATATGAGGAACTGGATTACGAAGAACGGAATATCCGTGCCTATTTTTTAGACAGCGTGCAGGATACCAAAGTATTTGCCTTTGTCGGTATTCCGGAAGGGGCGAGCGCGGAAAATAAGGTGCCGGGCATTGTTCTCGTGCACGGCGGCGACGGCACGGCATATTACGAATGGGTCGATTTCTGGGTAAAGCGCGGATACGCCGCCATCGCCATGGATACCGAGGGCAGGATGCCCGAGATCACGAGCCTGATGACGAATAATAACCGTAAAGAGAGCATCAAGGAACACGGACCTTCCAATTCCGCGCTGACGGATATGAATTATCCCGTAGAGCAGCAGTGGGCGTATCATGCGATCGCCTCTGTGATCGTCAGCAATTCTTTTTTGCGGAGTTTCGATTGCGTTGACCGTTCGCACATAGGGATCACGGGCATCTCTTACGGCGCATTTCTTACCTGCCAGACGGTCGCGTATGACGATCGGTTCGTATGCGCGGCTCCCGTTTACGGAAGTCTGGAACAGAAGATAGGGCATTGTACGTTCAGTACTCTCGTGACCGGCCGTGCGGGAGAGATTTGGGATGACGTCGGGATTTTAAAGGAAAATACCACGCCGTTTTTATTCCTGAACGGCAACAAAGATTACTGGTTTTCGGTCGAATCGACGAGTAAGTGCAGGGCTTCCGTGTTGTATGCCGCAATGTCGCTGAAATACGCGTTTGTGCACGGGCAGCCGCAGGGCGCGTTGGAAGTGCCCGAAGTGTACGCCTTTGCCGATTACTTTTGCAAGGGTGGCGACAGTCTGATTTTGATCGACGGGCAGCCAACCTCCGAAAATCAATCCGCGAGGATTAAAATTCCGAAAAATATTTCGGTCGGGGAAGTTATCGGATATTACACCGAAAACGATATTTTGGATATGAATACCGAGTGGAAGTCTGTGGACGGCTCCCAAGACGGAGGAAGATGTTCCGTGCAGATCCCTGCGGGAGCGAAATATTATTATATCAATATACAAGACAGCCGCGGACTGGAAGTTTCCACCGATGTGATCGCCCTGTAA
- the rpmG gene encoding 50S ribosomal protein L33, which produces MAAINRTKVTFECTECKHRNYDNMKNKKNDPERLQLKKYCPFCKKHTVHKESK; this is translated from the coding sequence ATGGCTGCTATAAACAGAACCAAAGTTACGTTCGAGTGTACCGAATGTAAGCACAGAAATTACGACAATATGAAGAATAAGAAAAACGATCCCGAAAGATTGCAGCTCAAAAAATATTGTCCTTTCTGCAAGAAGCACACCGTTCACAAGGAATCCAAGTAA
- the secE gene encoding preprotein translocase subunit SecE has product MKAKSAEKKPNIFVRMGRKLKEVFSELKKVTWPTFGKVVKATGVVLVVVVIFLVIFGAINYGLGELLKLITSLGSGS; this is encoded by the coding sequence ATGAAAGCGAAATCGGCAGAAAAAAAGCCCAATATTTTCGTCAGAATGGGCAGAAAACTCAAAGAAGTTTTTTCCGAACTGAAAAAAGTTACCTGGCCTACGTTCGGTAAAGTGGTCAAGGCCACGGGCGTCGTTCTCGTCGTCGTGGTGATTTTCCTCGTCATTTTCGGGGCCATCAATTACGGTCTCGGCGAGCTTTTGAAACTGATAACGAGTTTGGGCAGCGGTTCGTAA
- a CDS encoding zinc dependent phospholipase C family protein: MPSLYTHQILAEKVMELLPERTRRYVTREGEYFLGAQGGDVFYLYKMREGQKNLGKYLHRKNVYMVFCNFLEAARSGDGCVTSYIAGYITHYAGDIVFHPYVYSLLNRLEFEDTGNWKGNRHALIESDMDSYFVRKYKDLTPHEYKYPLSYSDISCESLFRLMEDSTGERTKRNVRMHAFKTAVKRFIRYNRWLHDGTGGKKKFVYGTEKLFHIPHTLSSLIHRADYDESYFNLERAPWRYPNDDSLVFTDGVDELFDRAVSESVRLITRFFDCLENGTPLEYNDFSKHFLTGLVIGG; the protein is encoded by the coding sequence ATGCCGTCTTTATATACGCACCAGATTCTGGCGGAAAAAGTAATGGAACTCTTGCCCGAGCGCACGCGGCGGTACGTCACGCGCGAGGGAGAATATTTCCTCGGCGCGCAGGGCGGCGACGTGTTCTATTTATATAAGATGCGCGAGGGGCAGAAAAACCTGGGAAAATACCTGCACCGCAAGAACGTGTATATGGTTTTCTGCAATTTTTTGGAAGCCGCCCGTTCGGGCGACGGGTGCGTCACTTCCTATATCGCGGGTTACATTACTCACTACGCGGGCGACATCGTATTTCATCCTTACGTATATTCTCTATTGAACCGATTGGAATTCGAGGATACGGGCAACTGGAAGGGCAACCGCCACGCCCTGATCGAGAGCGACATGGACAGTTATTTCGTGCGCAAATACAAAGACCTTACCCCGCACGAATATAAATATCCGCTCTCCTATTCGGATATTTCCTGTGAGTCTCTCTTTCGTCTGATGGAAGATTCCACGGGGGAGAGGACCAAGCGCAACGTGCGCATGCACGCTTTCAAGACGGCCGTCAAGCGGTTTATCCGCTATAACCGCTGGCTGCACGACGGCACGGGCGGTAAAAAGAAATTCGTGTACGGCACGGAAAAACTATTCCATATCCCGCACACGCTGTCCTCGCTCATTCACCGCGCCGATTACGACGAGAGTTATTTCAATCTCGAACGCGCGCCCTGGCGCTACCCGAACGACGACTCGCTGGTGTTTACCGACGGCGTGGACGAACTGTTCGACCGCGCCGTGTCCGAGAGCGTACGCCTGATCACCCGCTTTTTCGACTGCCTCGAAAACGGGACGCCGCTCGAATACAACGATTTTTCCAAACACTTTCTCACGGGGCTGGTCATCGGGGGATAA